The nucleotide sequence TGGTTTCCTTTGCAACTGCTTACGCTGCAAGTCCGGTGACTGATGATTAACTCTTCCCCATCTTCACTTCTAAtgtattttatgtaatataaatgaGAAGGCgagaaataaattttttttgacgataagtaattttaaatataaaaacaaattcttaatGGTTTCCTGAAATTTTATGGTACTATATTAGAGTAGCTTAAGCTGGTTATTCGTTGGTTGAGGTAACCGGAGGCGACTCGATCGTGTGAGCAACTAATTAATACTCTGGTTCACGACCAATGTTCTTTCCTCATGGTCGACCACGTTCACCCAATTGATAATAAAATACCATTTCCCATTCAGACCGagcaaaatataatataaacatcATCCCATAACAGTACACTAGCAAGAAACTTCTTTCATTCTTTGCACGAGACAACAAATATGAGAAACTAACAAATCTATCGTCAATGTTGCACTTTGTCATGAAAAGCAACAttaatgaaacttttttttaaccaGATCGTACTTGATAGTAGACGAAAAGCAAAATCCAACCTAAAAAGAAGAATCGTGCAGGTGAGGAAACAAAGATGTGACATAACACATTTTACCATCTAACTATACATTAATTTGAGGGATCCACCTGAAAAGTTGTACTTTATGTTAATTCatggttcttttattttaccttttggTTATGTGGGTATAGTACTAGctactcaaaaaacaaaaaaagtagagaGGATTTGATTAGATGATGCAACATAAATAACTCATGGTTGTTCTAAAATGatcatgataagaagaaaaaatgtacTTGTATCACGAGGGAGATTTAAGCTAGCCTCACAGGACACAGGGCATCAAAGTCGTATACAAGCTGTCACTATTTAGAACATAAACAGGAACCTTAAAGATACATCTATATACGACTATCTTCTTGACATCAAACAAATGTACTATATAAACCTTTAACCTTTTCATAAAACATTGACATGACATATCAATGATGGTAGCTCGACGGGTAGAAATCatcaaggaaaaataaataaggtgTAAGTATATAATTTCAATGATAGTAATTGCTAGCTACAGATCTTGGCAAGTGGGCATCCTAGTATAATGAGGGATTGTCGAATCGTCATCTTAATGTCTAAATGCGTTCGTCATCAAATGTAGTTTACTTCAAGTTTTAATTTGTCTGGCTAATCTCTATCTACATATACAAAGACTATATCTTTAGCAAAATTAGAAAGAATGTAGCTAAAAACGAATAAATACGAGCAAAATTAGAAAGAATGTAGCTAAAAACGAATGAATACTTGCTacttaccaaaaacaaaatgtgtGTGAATGCGTCTATTATAGTTAATAGTTATTCAATGCCACTTATCTATATGTACATACCCCATCGGGAATTAAATGTAAGAAACATAATGGAGACCGTACTTCCAGTTGCTAATTTTAACACTAAAGTTGaatgaaaaatctaaacataGAAATACAAAGTAGTATTCCTTTACTTCCCactcaacattttttttatcttttctctgTACTTAGCCTCCAAAGTAGTCATCACCACCGTTATATTAGAATGAAGACTCATGATTTCATGAACGTCAACTCTTTCACTCCTAAGGAAAGACCCATTCGCCTCTTTGGCTTCGAGTTTGGAGCTTCTCATGAAGAATCCGAGTCCTCCAAAGACAATAACGAGAAAAGTACTGAAAGCATCAAAGgcaataacaaagaaaaaagaagattcaagTGCCACTATTGTTTTCGGCACTTCCCTACTTCACAAGCCCTAGGTGGCCATCAAAACGCTCACAAGAGAGAACGTCAACAAATCAAACGCTTCAACCTCCATTCAAACGCAGCAGCTTTATTCCACCGCCACCAAGACCACGTTGCTGCTTCTAGGTTCTTCGAGGATCGCTTTGGTGTTGAAGCTTCTCAAATCAACGACGCGAGCGGATTAGGGTTTTGGCGCAGGTATAACTCATCAGCAAGATTTAATCGCGACGGTCCATCTTACAATAGATATATGCCTTTGTTCATCGGCGATAACCAGACTAGGCCGCCGACGTATGTTGATGGTAGCAGCAGGCGTAGTCTGTTTTACGAGTCCAAGACGAATGTACCAGACCACGTGAGTTTGGATCTACGGCTCTAATTCCTTTTCTTCAGATATCTCtagcttttttcctttttttctaatatcttTTTTAATTACGTATGTTAGAAGTAATCCCATAGAAGACATCATCAATGTAATAACAGTTAAACTAGTTCATGCAGATGAAAAAAGGAACTCTTTTACTGAAGCAATTAAGCTTAATAAAGATGATTGGTTAAGaaagttatttttttcattaataatttgtttttttgtcacatGTAAACATATTCAGTTACACATGCACTTATAAACCATAGTTAATTATTCAGTTAATATAACCGGACACGTTTCACTactcaaatatttaattttttttttcttttcagattcACTTGGAAAACATCAAACTTTATCTAAAAGAAGTATATTTACTAAGTGATTAGTGTGGTGATTAGAAGCGAAACATTCGTCAATCACGTCTAATGGCGATTCAAATATGCAATTGATTGAGACTGTGTAAACGACCTATTTGGTATTTAGcaaccataccaaaaaaaaagttctctctcttttagaAACTTAAAAGTGTATCGCTTAAAGTAGTTACAAAATCGGAAGCTCTGATTAACTAACATTTTTGCTAGTTGAGCTCTCTTTTATTAAATCACCACCTATGGAGTATTATTAGTTTGCATCTGTTTTGGCAACGTATATGTTTTATCcggaaatatatatagtttggttGGTTCTGAAATGTCCACGCCAATATCATTAACTTTCAAATCTAAACGAATCGCTAAAGGGTCCCCAAAGGATACATCACCACTAAGTTTAAGTTGAACATGTttacaattttctttcttattttgtccCCCACCCAACAATAAGACAAACTAAATAaatgttttacatttttgttcGAATTGTAATGTATGTAACGCCTGTCTGCAGCATTTAATAACTCAGTTTCTGACAAGAAATAGACATCCGTCTAAACAGTTCCAATAGCCTAAATGTCTATATAGATTGATTATATAACTTACGGAGGAGGACTCACAAATAGCGACAACAGTTTCCGTGAGAACAATGTGTGTAAGTCAGCCTAAACGAACTAATAAGGTACTATAGATGACCGTTGATGAACGAATGAAAGGTAACGTATCTGTACTCGGTAGAGCACAACATTGAGAATACGAACAAGAGAAATGTTCAAAGAGTGCTACATGGACCGTCTATGCAATTCTAGGTGAACTACGTGGGCCGTGGTAgacttaaaaattaaattataataaaaccaCCTATATATTTAGATGATTTTTATCTTAATAATAGCAAATATTTAgatggttttgttattttaatcaaCACTACAGATACACTATATGATATATgtaatcaaaaaatatatatagaaattgtGGAAATATCACTTTTCttcttataacttataagtaaaAGGCtgacaaaattaaatattataattaatataaaataaaaaaattctagcaAATAAGTGGATAAAAATCTcattataaaactttataataaagACATATCTGAATTAAACAGAAATAATTATACCACTGCACTCACCTGCCACCACAAATGTTCAGTAAAATGACCTTTAGGATATATTATAGAACATTTCATAACATTGTACTTAGCATAAAGTAAGTTTACTTACTCTAGGTCTTATGTGATGTGATGACGTTAAAGGCGTATACCGTTCACAAATTAATGTTTGCGGACGGTcctatgattaaaaaaaaagaaagaaacaaaaaaagacaagtttCCAATTCCGGTTAGTGGTTACGGATGAACTGAGAAGTTTAACTAGAATGATTCACGAATCAACAACATCAGATCCTAGTTGATGATATGCGAAACAATTATTGATGTGTGATGGGTGAGAAGAGCCCGGCCGTGGTGGGTACATGTATATAGAGTTCTGTagcaattttaatttaattattaatccaACTTATGCTGTTACGAAGTACAAGGAAACGTTTCATAATAAATAAACGAAGTTTCATGCCCCCACATACATTCAAAACCCCTCTTACAAAATTAAATGGGATATTGAATAAGAGACACTGATaccaaaaattattatgttacCTAAATATAGCCCAAGAAAAGGATGTCTCACTTCACAATTTTATTTGGCTCACGTTTTTATTTCCACAACTACTTTTGGGTGCAAGTGTGCAACATAAATCAAGTGCTTACATTCTACATGTAACTATATGAATAACAAGAAAATTATCATGTCGTATTTTTCCCTAGATGATTAGTTTAATCTAAGATGAAAATCTCTTCAGAAAAGGTGACCTTCCTACGGTCTATGCATGATATTAACAACACTAACACAAACCACTATAATACGTATTATGGTCATCTGATTTAATGTACAATGTACACAAATGTAATCTATTAACCCCAtcttaattaaggaaaataaaaaatagttttacaaCGTTGGTTACGATTTGTGTGTAGTTAGTTCTTCCAAATGTAGGGTTAGGATAATTTCGAGAAATCAACTTCAAATTACTTAGAATAAAttgtataaccaaaaaaaaagctcaatcACAAACCTAAAACCACAATAATTATGCCAAGAAATGAAATccataaccaaaacaaacatgATTACATAAACAATAAGGCTTAATCTCCTTATCTGAATCCAAACATCAAAGTCTCTCAAACTCGAGAAGTCtcaaaacccataaataaagTGTAGGAAAATTGTCTCAACTAACCCTTCGAATGTAAAAATCGTGTCGTTGTATTCTCAATAAAACGTCATCACACGCACATGGTATGCCGTTTATTAATAAAGTCAAAAGTTAGAGTATTACCCATTACTAGTGGGCTTTTAAACCATTTGGCCCTTTTCGTTCTGTTTGTgggcttcttcttttttatttatttcaaatatatcaTAAGTTTGACTCAATCATATCAAAATCTGAGagagcttgagaagaagaagaaggaagagagcaATGGCGACGGCGATACCACTCTTCGCCTCATTCAAGTACGCCGATAGTCTCACCGTCGTCGGAATCTCCTTCTGCACGGCGTTAGTCTGCGAAGCAATCTCATGGATCTTAATCTATCGCACGAACTCTTACAAATCATTGAAATCTTCCATTGACAAAGCCTCCAAGAAGCTCGAGACGATGAAGACTGATAACAACACTTCCTCAAAGCTAACAGTCAAAAaatcgaagacgaagaagatagATCGAGTTGAATCCAGCTTAAAGGAATCGAGCCGAGATCTATCGCTCTTCAAGTTCAAATCTGGTGCCGTTGTGGCTTTGGTTCTCTTCGTTGTGTTTGGGTTGTTGAATTCGCTTTTCGAAGGCAAAGTTGTGGCGAAGCTTCCGTTTCATCCGATTACGATTGTGAGAAAGATGAGTCATAGAGGATTGAAAGGAGATGATTCCACGGATTGTTCAATGGCGTTTTTGTATCTGCTTTGTTCTATTAGCATAAGGACTAATCTTCAGAAGTTCTTAGGCTTCTCTCCTCCTAGAGGAAGTGCTGGTGCTGGTGGTTTGTTCCCTATGCCTGATCCTAAGACGAATTGATCAGTTCTGAATCTGATCTGATGATTCTAGTGTGGTTGTTTTAGTTAAgcactttttaaagttttgatttttgagtttctgtagtttgttgttttggtttaaaaattcGTTTTTGTGATCTGTTCTTCTGATGTAGTAACGATGCAGGTCTTGTGACTGCAATCTCAATCTGGATCTTTTGTGTATTCATAACTCATTTTCTTATGCTAAGTTTCATGCGTTGACATCTTTCTTCTGATCATGTGTGGGaccaaagttttgatctttgtgCATATGGAATTGTTATGGAGAGATTGAATTGAGAGGTTCATGGAAGATGATGTAGGTAACAATAGTAGACATGGATAGTGGTTTTGTTTAATGTAATGCGTAATGTACAGTAGAGGCTCAGGTTCTCTTAGCAATGGAAGACTTGTTAGGAAGTGAAGATTTGCTTCATAGAACTGTTGTAAAAGATAGACTGACCAGCTGGTAGGTCCTAGATGCTAGAAAGATACCATAATCAAAGGTTTTGCAGGGTTCCTGCAGCTAAGTGATAAGGATGCCATGTCGGACTTGGTTAGCCTTTTGTGTATATTGATTATAGAACATAAAGATGTCTTTAGGAAATGGAAAGTTAGAAGATTCAGAGAACTACTTTGCACAAGAGATTTGCCTTCGGGATACTTTCCTTTAAAGTATTATTatcaacaaaccaaaagaaTCAAGCCCGCGAAGGAAATGAGAATTGCATACAAATGTACAAACTCAAGAATCTAATCACAAATCATCACTTAAGTTCCAGTATGGTTGATTTCTTGTGTCTCTGATACTGAGTCAGATATACCTGAATCAGCTCCTTGGGATCTTCTCAATTTGGCAACAAGAACCCACATATTAGCAAGTTCGTTCTCTATATGCGCTTCTCTTTCTTTAGACTCTTCTACGGTTCTTTGTAGCTCGGCTTCCCTCTGGTATTTTTCAACTAGAGCAGCTTCAAATGAAACTTCACGTTCCTTGCTCATGATCAGTTCTCTCTTCAGTTCTATCAACGAGCTGTCTTGCTCTTTTCTCTTTGTATGATTTTCCCTCCTTCCGTTCCTCAGGTTTCCTATCTTGCCTCGTGGTGTAACAGAGCCCTTATGCACTGCTGCCAGATCAGCTGCTAGTCTCTCGTTGTCATTCATAAGTCTTGCTACTTCCTCAGACAATGCCTTAAGCTCAATAGCAGCCGCTGAAGCAAGCTCTTTCGCATATGAACTCTCTTCAGCAAGTTTCTTGTTTCGGAGTTCTAGTTGCTCCTTCAAGTCACTTAGCTCTTCAGTTTTCAGTCTAAGCTCTTCAATCTCATATGCCTGTTATGTCTCAGTCAGAATATAATGTTAAGAttttcatatatcaaaatatcaGGGAAAAAAACGTTCACAGTAAAATGTTGTGAATCATATGAGAATTCCACCTGTGCTATAgctttttcttcgtttttgtttGGGGATCCAGATGATTGTTGCATGTGACTTGTGACCGAGCTGATATCTCCCAGTTCCATGGCGTCAGAGAGCTGCTGCTTTAAGTTTTCAACCTCTTCTTGCAACTCTTCACATAAACATGTCtgcagaaaaaaaagttaatcagTTTCAGATTTCTCTGACATGTCTGCACACTAGCAATACACTGGAATTGGGAGAAATACAAGGTATTATCTGACCTTTTGGTTGAGTTGTTCCTGAATGATACGATTATCTGCAGCCTTAACctgtaaaatatatgaatactGAGTTAAAACAGTCCTTACTAATCCATTTTAGAAAATCGTTTTTGGCTTAGTGACTGACGGATCATATCAAGGTGAAGATATATAGTAGCAGGCAGGTATATAGCAACGCAGTATAGGTGCAGTATTAATCAATAGATGAAGTACTGTGTGTAAAGAGAGACAGAGTTTCATCACCTCGAGTTCAAAACATTTCTCATTTAGTTGAGCCCTCATTTCAGAAACAGCCTGAAGATAAGAGAAAAATGACTTGAGAAAATTCAACATCACCGATAATAAGTGCCAGAACAAGACCACTGTGTGATGTTTGAAAAAGATAAACCACCTGCACGATATCAGCTTTATCCAATTCATCATGTGACGCtattacaaaatccaaaatttgttTCCCCAACGTAGAAATCTGGTCGTTCTTTGCCTTGATGTCACCATTGAGGTTTTTAATCTCCGCCTGCATAATTCCAAAGACAACCAGGAAGATAAATATCTGCAAGATTTGATCGAAATTTTAATAAGATGATGAACAGAACGCAAAGATTACTTTAATGTCTTCATTTTGAGGGGCTTTGGCAGCCTCTCCTGACAACAATTTAAAAGACCTTGATTGTTGCGCCATCTCCTCAGATAAAATCTTTTGCTGTTCCCTCAGTAATTCCATCTGGTCAATCATTTTCATTCTAGTCTGGGAACAAGTACACAACGTCTTAAAAATTGTGCATCACTTGTTTTAGAAAAAGCTCAGTAAACTAATCGATGCAAAATGGAATGGGGTATCAGCTGAGAAAAAATGTCAATGTACCTCAGGTGTCTCAGTCTCATGAAAACTGTCTCCATGAGCTTCTTTATTTTCCCTAGTCTCTAAGAGTTGATCCGCTAATGCAGAGCCTTCTGAAAGTCTAGTTTCTGTATGAAAATTACTGCCTTCTCCTTGAGGAGTTGACGGTGTACTGTTGGACTTGACCACACTCGACTCTGATCCCCCGAAACTGTCGTCTTTTTTCTGATAGTAAAACAGTTATGAAAGGTTAGACATCGCCATATCCAGtctaaaagaaagaagaaaatcgAAGTAAGAGGAAATGAAGCTGCGTGATATCTCAAGCACACCAGAAGCATAATTCTTTCGAAGCACACAGAGTGCCAGATAAATGATGTGCAGGACACTGTTTACTATAGTATGAGGCTACGATGTTGAGGGAAATGCTcgaaattaaacaaaaccagCCAGCAGTAGAAGTTTCTCAAAGCCAGATAAATTCTAGAATCAAATGTGTACCTTAAGTTTTAACCAATTCAGCAGGCCATGCTTCCtggtcttcttttcttctctaaaCGCATCATCTATAGTCTCAGGAGTCCCTTCACGAGAAACATATAATTCAAGGTTCTCATCATCCATCAAGTCCCGCCTCTTGTAAGGTAGGTAAGCAAGCTGGCCATGGATTGTCAAGTAAGAtcagccaaaacaaaaataataattggcaGACATGCTGTTGGGAAATGAGGATTTATGTttatatcatttattaaaatatctaaatcatCCTGATCAAAGGACAGGTGAAGGATGTACAAGGCTTAAAAGTGATTTTacctcttcttctccaaatgaGTGTCTTCTCCGAGGATCAGCACGATAAGACAACCGCGATGTTTGTGGAGTTTTAGTAGACACGAGAATTAATTTTGTAAGCCGTTGGATTCGACTCATGAGAGTTGCTTTagcctcttcctcttcttctagcTTTTATAATtacatcaaaagaaaagaatgcaAATCAATTTTCAAGTTTCTAAAACTGAATCGCGATAAAGTAAAGTATCATCGGTCTGTTGCAGACATTTAAGGGAATAGTGACAGAAAAACATACTTTCTGCTTTAGGAGAACAATATTATCTTCACTGATATCCTTTAACTGAGAAACTGGTTTGATTCCTTGTTTAAGCTGTTCCAACTCCTCCTTCAGTTGGCGAATCTCGTATTGGTACTTCTTGATCAATGATTTCTCATCAATTATCTGTACTTTATATTGTTAGAAATCCAGAATGAATCTTCAGTACAGAATTACACTGAGCTGAAATATAGATGTGAGTAACACCTTGTTCCGTGCGGCCTGAATTTCGATATGCTTAGCACGATGGGCAAATTTCAATGTGTTGTGTGTTTCTTCGGAGTTGCTTGATGCAGGAGTCAGCGTACAAATAAGCTATCATATCCAGATGGAACAACCAATCAGTAAAATCGATCACAGGAATTGTTTTATACTGCCTATGTTCATGTTGTGTGTGGCATTTATTGCAACAAGACGCTAAAAATGATATCTAACGACACTTACAGATACACGTCCATGACCACTCAGTGAGGACTGAAGCAGCCTGGTTAATTTAGAGTCCCTATATGGCACATGACTAGCCTTCCTATCTGTAAGCTTTGATATCACCTGCAAAATTGCAAAAGGACGATCCAACTTCAGCTGTTGGGAGGTGACTTAACATAATGACTGgaaggcaaaaacaaaaacaaggtttTCAGCTgtaaaggagagaaaaaaagaagacgcAGCTATGGGCAGATCtatttccaaaagaaaaaaggcaAAGAAGTTTTTAAATTCGACTAAACTTCAAAAAACTATTGTTGCTTGGAAAAAACAGTGATAACCAAGAACTCACAGTCCCTAGAGTCAgcaaacttttatttatataagacCCTTCCTTGCGCCTTAAACCACTGGTTTCAGCCTTTGAGCTCTCAGAACCTGCCAGGTCAATGAGGTTCTGCAGGTATAAGTGACATTATGGGCAGTTAATCAGTTGTTTACCTTTAAGTGTTCACAAAGtgaaataataaacaaaactataactGAACATTATATCACgggataaaaacaaaagatgttaTACCAGCTGCGAGAGGTGTACAGCTCCACCTTCGTTATTGTCACCTAAGGGACTACTCTCTATGGTCTGCAACCAAACCAGTTATAACATCTTTCAGAAACGGTACAACTTTACTGATAGATATGAAAAGAAAGCCAAACTCTTTAGCTATTATACTTAACATTACTAAACCACTTGGTTTTAATAAGTATGACAGAGTTGCTTGAAATGCTgtttaaataagaaaacattgttcAATTTGTGCTGAAGACTAGAGAAACAGCTAGGATTCTTCAGTGTTTAGAACTCAAGGAACACAAAATTGGTCCTACCTCCCAgttaaacaacacaaaaatatgGTGACAACAAACTATAATCTTGATTTTATTAAACCTAATGATAATTTGGCGATAACTCAGGAAtctgagattaaaaaaaaaattgaaactaagGCCAAaagcatttaaaatattttatatgattaagAATCAAGTATCTATTAAGGCCATGGTCAATATTTGAGGTCAGGAATGAATTTAACCACGCATTAATCATAGAATGGTGAAAGGTTCGAAATTATTTGAGCTTCTGTGAAATTGCCTATAGAAAACTTGATTAGTCGAAAAGGGGCAGTGCCAAGAATGCTTGGATGAAAATGCTTAGAGTTGGAGAGTGAAGTGTAGCCAAATGTCTGATAATATAAAAGAGCTATATAATTCCTTGCAAACTTTCTATTGATAAACAAAATTGAGAATTGAGATGGATGAGGGGAAAGAAATAAATCTCTCCATGCtttgaaagagaaaattaaacatACCAGGGTAAACATTGTATGGCTCCGGCTGCTGAGCAGATTAAAACTTGTGGATCCAATATGTCGGTGTTCTGTcattaaatgaattttttttatcaagatgACTTGCATAATAAACATAAAGAAACTACTGgaatcaagaaagagaaaactaGTCATTAAAATTGCTATATCATATCACACAAAAGGAACCGCAAATGGTAAATGGAAACACTTTCTGACAAAGAAACTTAAGATAAATTTACAATGACCGGGAGAGTCTTTGCTGGAATCGTTAGGTTCTAGAATAAGCCTTTTTATTATAGAGAAACATGGAAGTGCCTACCTTCTCCAGCTGCTATAAGAGAAAGCGCATGAGCAGGGGATAGAacaacttcttctttaatcCCTTCAATAAAGGTTCCCTACAATCGACAATAAAGAGAGGTTCAGTGTATAATTTTAGAGGGAAAGACACAACACAATAGAAGTAGTACAGTATAGTAATTTCTTAGCCCATACAATAGTCAACAGGTTCAATTCTAGTATACTTGAATACGAAATGTGACCAAGAACATTCAAATATTGATAATCAGGCCACCTTTTACATTGAATTTGCATGATccccaaaaaaattaactttaaaaaatggAACAAGTACATCTAGCCGAGAATAGATGTCTActctaataaaacaaatatgatGTGACAGGTGTTAGGATTCTATGATGAGCACTATACtcacaacaaatatatatatgagacaGTGAAATCAGTACTATGCATGTCACCAACAGAAAGTCAATAAGAGGATCAAGTACTGAAATAGGTACCTGCTCATCTTCTCTGATCCTCAAATTCTGTCCTGCTGGGTTCAATAAATCATTGACAACCTGAAGTAAAATGAACCTTAGTACTAAGAAAAATCAAAGGCAGAATCTGACTATCATTCAGCACCACTGGTGAAGTTGACTAAAGGGAATGGAGAGAAGAAAAGCATGTAGTGAGTAGTACCTCATTATAAATTTCAAAGTAGGAAACACGTAGGAGAAATTCTCGTCTTGGAGTctgcaagaaaaaaatgtgtgaTGTAGCTAGACTTAGGCCAGGGAATTCGACTAATAAACATCCTAATAAGTACCTCTTGTATAATGCTGAAGGCATCCTTCACGGCTAGTGGTATAATACCAGGAGATCTTTGGTCCCCCTGAAATTTGAACCAAATAATACTGTCTTTATGAGATAAAATTGTTCTTAGGCCATGCACATCTTTAAAGTCACACGTAACATGCTCTCTACAACgaagtatataaaattatccgACACTAGGGCAGGACCATGTATCGATCATGGCTGTCATAAGAGACTACTAGGTTGCAGAGTGTTTAAAGTAGAGAACTAACCTAAAGAGCGCAGCCATATGCTAACTACAGTAAAATAATAAGGCTTAATAGGGTCAACAGAGCAACACTAACTAGAAGGAGAATAATATCCAATACAAACACACAACATTTTAGGATCTAAACATTGAGTTCCATTGCTAATCGTTCTGGATACTATAGGAGAGGAACTTTTCTCCTCAACTACTCAGTGATTTAGCCAGTAAcgaaggaagaggaaaatgacTCTCTGACAGAGAAGCATGTTTGTGATGACACATTGAAGTACATTGTACAAGGTAGTAACCTAATAAGTTGTATTATGATAACTATGAAAAGCAAGAAATAGATTAGTAAATCTTACATGCATAGTGTGAGTTTTTCCACTGCTTGTCACTCCGTATGCGAAAATGGTCCCTGTGGTTGGATTAACACTCAAAGTCACTACATTAGAATCAATTTGGCAAAAAAGTCTAACTCAAAAGTATTCTAGAAACTAGAACAAGCACTAGATACAGTTTGGCAActcaaatatcttattttttaaatgaatggTCATGCAACTGTTTATGGTACTGTAGCTCGGGGTAAGCTTTGATACTACACATATCTTTTTAAACTCTAAAGAATAAAGTCTAAAGTAGACTGGTGAGCCATTACAAAGTGTTTAGTCCATACCATTGATCCCCGCCATAGCACCATTAACGACATGCTGAGCAGCAACATCATAGACATGGCGTGTTGTGGTCGTAGGCCCAAATACACGATCTGCAAGGAAGGACAGAACTTTAAGAAACAATATAGCAGATTGGATTTGACATCATGATACAGGAAACTCATGAAGGCTAGCCAAAAACAGGTAAGAAGACTAACCATAGGCATAAGCCGTTGATTGATTCTGCTCATTCCGCACAATAGTTTCCCCATCAGCATACCACGCAACCTCTTCCCCTTTACAGATTTCTCTTGGACTATATAA is from Camelina sativa cultivar DH55 chromosome 20, Cs, whole genome shotgun sequence and encodes:
- the LOC104768866 gene encoding kinesin-like protein KIN-7L, chloroplastic; its protein translation is MGGSKRVSKSRNAGFSKLKAAESSSSTTTSSSKHYYPETSVDDNSYSSLTSSSPLGRSKPLLQYSGKVPPKPLQSKENVTVTVRFRPLSPREICKGEEVAWYADGETIVRNEQNQSTAYAYDRVFGPTTTTRHVYDVAAQHVVNGAMAGINGTIFAYGVTSSGKTHTMHGDQRSPGIIPLAVKDAFSIIQETPRREFLLRVSYFEIYNEVVNDLLNPAGQNLRIREDEQGTFIEGIKEEVVLSPAHALSLIAAGEEHRHIGSTSFNLLSSRSHTMFTLTIESSPLGDNNEGGAVHLSQLNLIDLAGSESSKAETSGLRRKEGSYINKSLLTLGTVISKLTDRKASHVPYRDSKLTRLLQSSLSGHGRVSLICTLTPASSNSEETHNTLKFAHRAKHIEIQAARNKIIDEKSLIKKYQYEIRQLKEELEQLKQGIKPVSQLKDISEDNIVLLKQKLEEEEEAKATLMSRIQRLTKLILVSTKTPQTSRLSYRADPRRRHSFGEEELAYLPYKRRDLMDDENLELYVSREGTPETIDDAFREEKKTRKHGLLNWLKLKKKDDSFGGSESSVVKSNSTPSTPQGEGSNFHTETRLSEGSALADQLLETRENKEAHGDSFHETETPETRMKMIDQMELLREQQKILSEEMAQQSRSFKLLSGEAAKAPQNEDIKAEIKNLNGDIKAKNDQISTLGKQILDFVIASHDELDKADIVQAVSEMRAQLNEKCFELEVKAADNRIIQEQLNQKTCLCEELQEEVENLKQQLSDAMELGDISSVTSHMQQSSGSPNKNEEKAIAQAYEIEELRLKTEELSDLKEQLELRNKKLAEESSYAKELASAAAIELKALSEEVARLMNDNERLAADLAAVHKGSVTPRGKIGNLRNGRRENHTKRKEQDSSLIELKRELIMSKEREVSFEAALVEKYQREAELQRTVEESKEREAHIENELANMWVLVAKLRRSQGADSGISDSVSETQEINHTGT
- the LOC104768864 gene encoding zinc finger protein GIS2-like gives rise to the protein MKTHDFMNVNSFTPKERPIRLFGFEFGASHEESESSKDNNEKSTESIKGNNKEKRRFKCHYCFRHFPTSQALGGHQNAHKRERQQIKRFNLHSNAAALFHRHQDHVAASRFFEDRFGVEASQINDASGLGFWRRYNSSARFNRDGPSYNRYMPLFIGDNQTRPPTYVDGSSRRSLFYESKTNVPDHVSLDLRL